TAGATTCCGGCCTCCCCTCCGGATTTTCCTGTTTTGAACTCGTCCCCCGTTTCCGCTTCCGCCGATTCGCGCTCGGGCGTGGCCAGCATGGCTGTCTCGCCATGGATCCTGGTCGCGCTGCTTGCCTTCGTCTGGCTGCCGGCGATTCGGCAGTGGAGTTACGACTGGAGCACGAATCCTCAGTATTACTATGGCTGGGCCGTGCCCTTGCTTGCCGCCTACCTTGCCTACGAGAGGTGGGAGACACGCCCGGCGGCGCGCCCGCTTGTCCGTTTCTGGGTGTTCCTTCCGCTCGTTGGGCTTGCGGCCCTGCAATTGCCCGTGAGGTGGTTCGGCGAGGCGAATTCCGATTGGTGGCCCGTGTGGTGGGCCTACGGAACGATCTGCGTCGGGGTCACGCTCGGCCTGCTCGCCCTGTTCGGCGGCGCGGGCTGGGTCAGGCATTTTTTGTATCCGTGCCTGTTCATGTTCACGGCGATTCCCTGGCCGACCTATTTCGAAATTTCCGTGGTGCAGCGGTTGATGGGAATCAATGCCGCGATCTCCGCCGAGATCGTTTCTGCCCTGGGAGCGCCGGCGATCGCGGTCGGTAATGTCATCGAGGTTTCCAGCGGAGTGCTCGGAGTGAACGAAGCCTGCAGCGGAATCCGCTCCCTGCAATCCACGCTCATGGCGGCATTCTTCCTCGCCGGTCTCTACCAGTTGCGGAGCTTCGGCATTGCGCTCCTTGCCGGGGTGGGGGTGTTGATCGCGTTCACCTGCAACATCATTCGCACGACTTTCCTCACTTACGAAGGCGCCACCAAGGGCGTGGAGGCCACCGAGAAGTGGCACGACACGGCCGGCTTCGTCATTCTCGGCGTGGTCCTCGTTTGTCTCTTCTTCATCAGCCAGTTTCTCGACCGGCGCACCGCTGCTCGGAATGTCCACCGCTGAATCCTCTCGCCGGCAACCGGCTTCCGACGCACAAGGCCGGGTGAAGTTCTCCCGCATCGGCTGGGGAATCGCCATCGCGGTGGCCCTGTGGTTCGCGCTCAGCGAAGGGGCGACGGAAATCTGGTATCGGCTGCACGAAATGCGCGCCACGAAGAATCCGGCATGGTCGTTTTTGTGGCCCGACTCGCCGGAGGCGCAGGCCGAGGGAATCTCCGTCGCGAATTTTCAGGAATTTCCGGTCGCTGGTCAGGAGGTGCTCCATTTCGACCGCGCCCGGGCCGCGACCTGGCAGGCGGGTGACATTCGCTGGATTGTCACCGTGCTTGAATGGAATCCCGGCACGAAGGCCAGCGCGATGGATTCGCGCCACAATCCCATGATCTGTCTGCCTTCCGTGGGGTTCCAACTCGTCAGGGAACTGGGCTCCTCGAAGATTTCTTCACCGGTCGGCGACATTTCCTTCCGCGGTTACGAATTCCGGCGCGGCGGAGGGACGCCGTATGTCTTCTCCGCCGTCATTCGTCCATTGGAGATGCCGGAGGGAACCCTGCGCTCGGGTCGCTTGGAGCGTCGACTCACTCAGCTCGAGAAAGCCGTGAATGGCAATCGCCAGAGCCCGGAGCGCATTCTTCTCATCGCTGTCGAGGGGCCGAAGACCCCGGAGGCGGCGGAGAAGGCCCTTCGCGAGACCTTCCCGGGCTGGGTCAAGGTCAGCTAACGCCGGTCGAAGGCCGAGGTTCAAGTTGAAGGCAACGAGGGGCTCCTCTCTCGAGGCTGGCAACTTGAACTCGAGACTTCAACGTCCACTTTCCTCTTAAACTTTACGTCATGATCTATCTGCTCGGAGGCTCCGGCTATGTTGGCCTGGCCTATCAGGAACTGCTCACCCGCAAGGGCATCGCCTTTCGAAATCTCCGCCGCGCGGAAGTCGATTATTCCGACACGGCCACGCTCACCGCGACGCTGGAACGGGATCGCCCGGATTTCGTGATCAATGCCGCCGGCTACACCGGCAAGCCCAATGTCGACGCCTGCGAGCTGCATCGCACCGATTGTCTCTTCGGGAATGCCGTCCTTCCGGGGCGGATCGCCGATGCCTGCGAGGCGGCGGGCATTCCGTGGGGGCATGTCTCGTCGGGTTGCATCTACACCGGCGCCCGGCCGGATGGGGGCGATTTCACCGAGGAGGATGCGCCGAATTTCAGTTTCCGGCAGAATAATTGCAGCTTCTACAGCGGCACGAAAGCCCTCGGGGAAGAAGTCCTTGCTGGCCGGCCGAATGTTTACATCTGGCGCCTGCGCATCCCGTTCGATCACGTCGACAGCCCGCGCAATTACCTCACGAAGGTCATGCGCTACCCCCGCCTCCTTGCCGCGGAGAACTCCATCTCGCAGCTCGAGGAATTCGTCGCCGCGACCTTCGCCTGCTGGGAAAAACAGGTGCCCTTCGGCACCTACAACGTCACGAACCCCGGCCGCATCACCACTCACCGTGTGGTCGAGCTCATCGAGGAAAGCGGCGTCTGCCGGAAGGACTGGGATTTCTTCGAAACCGAGGAGGAGTTCATGCGCCTTGCCGCGAAGACCCCGCGCTCGAACTGCGTGATGACCTCCGCCAGGCTCGCCTCGGTCGGCATCACCATGACGCCCGTGGAGGACGCCGTCCGCGCAGCCCTCGCCAACTGGAAAAGTGCGCCGTCCACAGGGATTGAAGGGGTAAAAGGGATCCGGGGAGAAGAATAGATTCCCAGAACGCAAAGTCATCCCTTGAATCCTTTCCATCCCTGTTAGACCTCCTTCTCATGAACTTGCTCGTCACCGGCGGCTGCGGATTCATCGGCAGCAATTTCATTCGCCAGCGCCTCACGGAAGCGAATTCGCCGCTGCAGAAGCTGGTCAATCTCGACAAGCTCACCTACGCGGGAAACCCCGCCAATCTCGCCGACCTTGCCGACGACCCGCGCTACGTCTTCGTCCACGGCGACATCGGCGATCCCGCGCTGGTGGATGCCCTTCTGCGCGACCACGCGATCGACGCGATCGTCAATTTCGCCGCGGAGTCCCACGTCGACCGCTCCATCGACTCGCCCGAGCCCTTCATCCAGACGAACGTCGTCGGCACGCTGCGCCTGCTGGAGTCCGCCCGGAAATATTGGCAGGGCCTCGACGGCGCGCGAAAGGCGGGCTTTCGCTTCCTGCACGTCTCGACCGACGAGGTCTACGGCACGCTCGCGCCCGAAGATCCCGCCTTCACCGAGGAGACGCCCTTCGCGCCGAACAGTCCCTACGCCGCGTCGAAGGCCTCCAGCGACCATCTCGTCCGCGCCAGCCATCACACCTACGGCCTGCCGACGCTCACGACGAACTGTTCGAACAACTACGGCCCGTTCCACTTCCCCGAGAAGCTCATCCCGCTCATCATCCTCAACGCGCTGGACGGCAAGCCGCTCCCCATCTACGGCGACGGCCGGCAGATCCGCGACTGGCTTTACGTCGAGGATCACGCCCGCGGCATCTGGTCCGTTCTCCACGGCGGCCGGCTCGGCGAGACCTACAATATCGGCGGCATCAACGAGCAGGCAAACGTCGACGTCGTCCGCATTGTCTGCGCCCTGCTCGACCGCAAGCAACCCCGCGCCGACGGCCGCTCCTACGCCGAGCAGATCACCTTCGTCGCCGACCGCCCCGGCCACGACCGCCGCTACGCGATCGACTGCACGAAGATCACCCGTGAACTCGGCTGGCAGCCACAGGAATCCTTCGAGACCGGCATCGAGAGAACCGTCGACTGGTATCTGGCAAACCGCCCCTGGGCCGACGACATCACCGCCACCCGCTACGCCCGTCAGCGCCTCGGCGCCAGCCGCTGACGAGAGAGAGGAGTCGAGGGACGAGAGCCATGACTTTTCGCTTTGAGAAATTGGAAGTGTGGCAGCGCGCACGCGAGTTCAACCGCGCCGCCTATGACGCCGTTCGCCATTTTCCGAAAAGTGAAGAATACGCACTGTCCGCTCAACTGCGGAGAGCGGCGATCTCGGTCTCTTCCAATATCGCGGAAGGCTCTGGCCGAAATTCCGACGCGGATTTCGCGCACTTTTTGGAAATTGCCTACGGCTCTTTGATGGAAGTCGTGTCCCA
This is a stretch of genomic DNA from Chthoniobacterales bacterium. It encodes these proteins:
- a CDS encoding exosortase/archaeosortase family protein; the encoded protein is MNSSPVSASADSRSGVASMAVSPWILVALLAFVWLPAIRQWSYDWSTNPQYYYGWAVPLLAAYLAYERWETRPAARPLVRFWVFLPLVGLAALQLPVRWFGEANSDWWPVWWAYGTICVGVTLGLLALFGGAGWVRHFLYPCLFMFTAIPWPTYFEISVVQRLMGINAAISAEIVSALGAPAIAVGNVIEVSSGVLGVNEACSGIRSLQSTLMAAFFLAGLYQLRSFGIALLAGVGVLIAFTCNIIRTTFLTYEGATKGVEATEKWHDTAGFVILGVVLVCLFFISQFLDRRTAARNVHR
- a CDS encoding sugar nucleotide-binding protein, translated to MIYLLGGSGYVGLAYQELLTRKGIAFRNLRRAEVDYSDTATLTATLERDRPDFVINAAGYTGKPNVDACELHRTDCLFGNAVLPGRIADACEAAGIPWGHVSSGCIYTGARPDGGDFTEEDAPNFSFRQNNCSFYSGTKALGEEVLAGRPNVYIWRLRIPFDHVDSPRNYLTKVMRYPRLLAAENSISQLEEFVAATFACWEKQVPFGTYNVTNPGRITTHRVVELIEESGVCRKDWDFFETEEEFMRLAAKTPRSNCVMTSARLASVGITMTPVEDAVRAALANWKSAPSTGIEGVKGIRGEE
- the rfbB gene encoding dTDP-glucose 4,6-dehydratase, with the protein product MNLLVTGGCGFIGSNFIRQRLTEANSPLQKLVNLDKLTYAGNPANLADLADDPRYVFVHGDIGDPALVDALLRDHAIDAIVNFAAESHVDRSIDSPEPFIQTNVVGTLRLLESARKYWQGLDGARKAGFRFLHVSTDEVYGTLAPEDPAFTEETPFAPNSPYAASKASSDHLVRASHHTYGLPTLTTNCSNNYGPFHFPEKLIPLIILNALDGKPLPIYGDGRQIRDWLYVEDHARGIWSVLHGGRLGETYNIGGINEQANVDVVRIVCALLDRKQPRADGRSYAEQITFVADRPGHDRRYAIDCTKITRELGWQPQESFETGIERTVDWYLANRPWADDITATRYARQRLGASR
- a CDS encoding four helix bundle protein; the protein is MTFRFEKLEVWQRAREFNRAAYDAVRHFPKSEEYALSAQLRRAAISVSSNIAEGSGRNSDADFAHFLEIAYGSLMEVVSQIYLAFDQSYMNESELNALLQKADVIAGQLSALARSLGREPRRTK